In Oncorhynchus masou masou isolate Uvic2021 chromosome 31, UVic_Omas_1.1, whole genome shotgun sequence, the sequence atattggcctcaCCCCGCATCCAGAGTGCAGCTGCAACGTTTCCTGGGGTTTTCTCATTTTTTTTACCACCGTTTCATCCGGGGTTACAGCAGCCCCTATCTgagcactcacctctcccaaggttccgTTCACGTGGTCTCCAGCAGCTGACCAGGTGTTCCTCAAGCATTGATTCACTTCAGCTCCCATTTTATTTAATTGTGGTGGAGGTCGAGTCCCAGCTTTCTGCCCAGGACCAAAAGCTGCATCCCTGCGCTTTCCCTTCCCATCGTCTTAATGCCGCTGAGAGGAACTATGACGTGGGAAATCGAGAACTACTCGTAGTCAGAATggcgttggaggagtggaggcgcTGGTTAGAGGGGCCAGAACATTCGATCTTAGTGTGGACTGACCAtaagaacctggaatatctctGCACCGCTAAGCGCCTCAACTCAAGGCAGGCTCGATGGGCCTTGTTGTTAAATTAAATTTGACTATATCCTACCGCCCTGGGTCCAAGAATGTGAAGCCTGATGCGCTCTCACGCCTGTATAGCCCGTTGCCACACCGCCTGACACGAGACCATCCTCCGTACCTCCTGTCTATCGGCTGCAGTcatctggggtatagagaggctgGTCTGTAACCAGATGTTTGTCCCAGACTCTGCCCTTTCTCCTGGTCCTGAAATGGGTGCATTCCTCTAGACTGACCTGCCATCCTGGTTCCCGTCGGACCCTGGCTTTCATCCGACAAAGTttttggtggcccaccatggtTGCTGACGTCTCTACATTTGTCGCTGCCTGCACTGTGTGTGCACAGAATAAGACTCCACAGCAAGCTCCGGCTGGCCTCATTCAACCACTCCCTGTTCCTCATCACCCCTGGTCCCATATATTCCTGGGCTTCGTCACTGGTCTTCTTCCGTCAGATGGCAACACCACTATTCTTTCGGTGGTGGAtaggttttccaaagccgcccatTTCATTCCCCTTCCCAAGTTACCCTCAGGCAAGGAGACGGCCAGCTCATGATGCAGCACGTCTTCCAGATCCATGGACTTCCGGTCGACATGGTCTCTGATCACGGTCCTCAGTTCTCGTCCAGATTCCAGAAAGCGTAATCTTCACCCTCATCGGGTCGTCAGCCAGCCTGTCATCCggttttcatccccagtctaacggccagtTGGGGTGAGCCAATCAGACGGTTCTTTGTTGCCTCCTCTCCCCCAATCCCATAAACTGGAGCAAGCAACTTGTGTGGGTGGAAAACATCCAcaacacccttccctgctcgGCCACTGGTCTCTCGCCTTTAGAGAGTTCCTTGGGATATCAGCCAAGAGGAAGAAGTCAGCATACCCTCTGCCCAGATGTTTTGTCCGCCGCTGTCGctgtacctggaagagagcccggtCCGCTCTTATCAAGACCACCTCCAAGTATCGTCTCGGGCAGAGGCTTTCCACTCCGGATGGAGTTTCCCAAACCTTCCCCTTATCAGCCCTTCCCCCCATCTCTAAAAGCCTTAGTCCCACTGCTGTTCGCCTTCTATTGCCCCACACCCTCCATATACTTTCCACGTTTCATGTGTCTAGGATTAAACCTCTGTCTCCTTTTGCCAGTTTGTCCTGTTTggtcaggtcttaccagcgtgtTTCTCCTGTTCTCAAGTTTTTGTTTTCCAGTCTTCCCggttctgacctttctgcctgtcttgagcctgcctgctgttctgtccCAGATTGACTCTGCCTTGGATCACGAACCTCTTACTGCCCTTGACCTGCCCTTTGCCTGTCCATTATTATAATAAATATCCCGAGAACCGATCAACCTCCTGTGTCTTtgtctgggtcatatcctgagtcgtgaTACATCAGTCTAACAACCgcaaaactggttgaaatgaCATCTTTTCAAACTATTTTGCTCACTGGGTTTTAGCCTGGTCAACCAGGTTGACAATTGGTTCAATAGTGAGAGTAACATTTAGTCTGGTTAAACCAGGCTAACGCCTTATAGTCATAAAAGGTAAAACATATTTGTATAGGTTTACCACATCCTGTGTAACATGCAGATGTGTTGTAAATACACAGGGAGAAGGGAAGTGAGAAATCCACTGTACTAAAACATGAAGGATTATGGCTGTAAAGTAATCCCAGATTTGAGTCATCTGGCCAAACAAGGTCCCCCAGAGGAGAAGGGTCAGGACCAGAAACGGATACCACGTGCTTGATAGCAGAATAGAATGTTCAGGGAAGCTGTtctctaagctgtgtttcaaatgGCAGGAGTAGAATGGAGTAGAACTGTGTTGCAAAATGGTCCAATGAAGATCTTTTTTTATGCTTATTCATGTAGCCTGGTCACAGAGCTGTTTGTCATGACAATGACACTAGCAGTTGGCAAGACAtgaaaaacagatctgggaccaggctaacgcTAACGGCTAGATGTTTGCCTGTTCTACATTCTATAATGTGGAATATTTGCGTCTAGAACAACGTGTAAACTCTCCACCCTTTGGTAGACCCCATTTCCTCCCAACTTCTTCCCCATATCCCTCACTCTATCACGCcgtgaccttagagagctttttctatctctattttggtttggtcagggtgtgatttgggtgggcattcttatgttcttttttctatgttttgtatttctttgttttggccggatatggttctcaatcagggacagctaactattgttgtctctgattgggaaccatacttaggtagcttttcccacctatgttttgtgggtagttattttctgtttagtgttttctgcacctgacaggactgtttcggtttcgtttactctctttgttattttgttatagtgttcagtttaagttaaaagcatgaacacttaccacgctgcgctttggtccggtTATTCCACATCCGACGACAACCGGTACAGTCTCCTTATCTCCTCAACTAAATCTCTCCTTCcccatatccctctctccttatctcctcaACTACACCTCTCCTTCcccatatccctctctccttatctcctcaACTACACCTCTCCTTCcccatatccctctctccttaaCTCCTCAACTACACCTCTCCTTCcccatatccctctctccttatctcctcaACTACACATCTCCTTCcccatatccctctctccttatctcctcaACTACACCTCTCCTTCcccatatccctctctccttatctcctcaACTACACCTCTCCTTCcccatatccctctctccttatctcctcaACTACACATCTCCTTCCacatatccctctctcctcaactaCACCTCTCCGtccctatatccctctctcctcatctcctctactcATCTCCCCTTCTTCGTTTTTCCTCCAGCCTTTCTGCTGCTGGGCTCCTCCCAGGTCCTGGTGTTTGTCCTGGGCATGGTGCTGATGGGGGTGTCCCATGCTGTCATTTCCATTAAGGGAACACACCTGGCCAGCCACGGATCGCTGAGCGAGTCCCCCGCCTGGGACGATTTTTGGGCTGTGTTCTTCATCGAGgtaagagggggtgggggtgggggggggggaatctgtGATCTAATGTCACCAGATACATGGTATAATTGCTGTATTTTCAGCTAGTAATTCAGCCATCTGTCTATCCAGGTGTGTGGGTCGTTCACAGCCAGGGCAGGTGTGACAGGCCACATAAAGATGCATCATGCCCACACCAACGTGATCGGCCTGGGTGACTCCAGCACCTGGAAGATACCCTGTCTACCCCGGAGCGTCTACCTGTTCATCGCACCCCTGGCTATACCCATTATCACACCTCTGGTGGCACTAGGTGAGGCAAAGacagggtgcgtgtgtgtgtttccaggtgTAACCTCTACATGTGCGCAGTGTAAGATACATAATGCTCTGCTGTTGTTTTGAAACAGGAAAATGTTGATACCTGTGTTAAGAGAATCATGTTTGAAAGGCTGACAATAACATTATTGTTTAGGCCccttcttatttacattgatatTTTCACTCCAGGCTGGGATGGTGGaactgtctctggtctctgtcctggtctctggtctctggtctctggtccctgtctctggtctctgtctctgtctctggtctctgtctctggtctctgtctctgctctctgtctctggtctctgtctctgtctctggtctctgtctctggtctctggtccctgtctctggtccctgtctctggtctctgtatctggtctctgtctctggtctctgtctctggtctctgtctctggtccctgtctctggtccctgtctctggtctctgtctctggtctctgtctctggtctctgtctctggtctctgtctctggtctctggtccatgtctctggtctctgtctctggtctctgtctctgtctctggtctctggtctctgtcctggtctctggtccctgtctctggTCCCTGcctctggtctctgtctctggtctctgtctctggtctctgtctctggtctctggtccctgtctctggtctctatctctgtctctggtctctgtctctgtctctggtctctgtctctggtctctggtccctgtctctggtctctgtctctgtctctcgtctcagtctctggtctctgtctctggtctctgtctctggtctctggtccctgtctctggtctctgtctctggtccctgtctctggactctggtccctgtctctggtctctgtctctgtctctgtctctgtctctgtctctggtctctggtctctgtctctgtctctggtctctgtctctggtctctggtccctgtctctggtccctgtctctggtccctgtctctggtctctgtctctggtccctgtctctggtccctgtctctggtccctgtctctggtctctgtctctggtccctgtctctggtccctgtctctggtctctggtccctgtctctggtccctgtctctggtccctgtcccttgtctcttgtctctctctgtccttgtgCCTGTCCCTGTCGTGTGACTGTATCTGACTGTGTGTTGTAACTGATTGTGTGTGTCCCTGACTGTGACTGTATCTGTGATGTCCCTGTGGGCTTTCGACTGGATCACTTATGACAATTTACCATAACGCAACACGCATTTCAAAGTGTATTGCATCATTTGGAGAAAAATTCTCAGACTTGCGCCTACATGTCGACTCCATGAACTTTACAAAAAAGTCATGTGATCAAAGGTCACGAAGTTCTGACTGCAGTCGACTGCAAGTTTCTGCATTTTGTTCTTCACCAACTTCATCCTGCAGCAtcgcctgcattgtgggaggatctatCGTCAACCAATCATTAGGCTGTTTTTATTTGACACACAGGAACGTGACCAAAGTCAGGACTGAAACAGGAACCAAATTACCGCAATTTAtgtgttcagtgtatatatatataaatgaatgtgatatttgagtctctctctctctctctgtctctctctctgtctctctctctctctctctctgtctctctctctctctctctctctctctctctctctctctctctctctctcaccaattGATTGTACAacgtacacacatacagtaccagtcaaaagattggacacacctactcattcaaggatttttctttgcaCACATATAGTCAGTGTGATATTGGGGTTGGAGACATGTTTATCTGGTCATTATAAAGAACAACTTCACTGAGCCTTGCAGTTGGAAAACCACATTACTGATGCGCCTCCCCCCGAGTTCACTCCTCTACTTGTCTACAGGCGGTTGCTTTCACCCTACCACTCAAACGACCCCCccgtctgtgtgtgtcctgtaggTCAGCTGAAGGACCACTCGGTGAGCCAGGCCCTGAGGACAGTCCTGATGGTGTTCCTGGGATTCTACTGTCAATACTGGCTACTGATGCGTGTGTCTGGGTTCCAGTGTTCTTACAGCAGCCTCCTCTGCATGCTGCTCTGCAGGGCCATGTTCTCTATACCTTACATACACGTTAACATCTTCCAGGTGAGATGGTGAACAACATGCATGTACACACCCGGAcggacacactcacactcacacacacactcacactaacacacacacactcacactcacactcacacactcacactcacacacactcacacactcacacactaacacacacacacacactcacactcacacacacactcacacactcacacacactcacacactcacactcacacactcacactcacacacactcacactaacacacacacacacacactcacacacactcacacactcacacacactcacacactcacactaacacacacacacacacacacacactcacacactcacacacactcacacactcacacacactcacacactcacactaacacacacacacacactcacacccactcacacactctcacacactcacacacactcacacactcactcacactcacacactcacactcacactcacacactcacacacacactcacacactcacacacactcacacactcacacacactcacacactcacactcaaactcacacactcacacacactcacacacacacacacactcacactcacacacacacacacacacactcacacacactcacactcacactcacacactcactcacacactcacactcacacactcacacactcacactcacacactcacacacacacacactcacacacacacacactcacacactcacacacactcacactcacacactcacactcacacactcacactcacacactcactcacacacactcacacactcaaactcacacacacgctcacacactcacacacacacacactcacactcacacacactcacacacacacacacacacacacacacacacacacacacacacacacacacacacacacacacacacacacacacacacacacacacacacacacacacacacacacacacacacacacacacacacacactctcacacacacacacttgactagATCTTCTTAACTCTTCCTGGAACTGCACGGTTGGTTAAGGCCTTGTAAGGTAACATTTCACGGTaatgtctacacttgttgtattctgcacatgacaaataaagtttgattttataACATCAAAGTCAGGAATAAATGGTTAGTTGCTGATCTGGTCATTATTTGGGTTGATTAGTATTTGGGTCAAACTGTAAACTCAGTCTttagtagaacccccccccccctccacacttCACAATGCAGCATTGTGTCCTCACAGCTTCTACCAGGAATTTTAACATTTCAGGGAGTTCAAAGGCTACAGAAAAAACCCATTCATGCATAACTTTCCCAGACGAAGCCTTTCGTTTCCAGTCTATTGTGTTAATGAGTACAAAAGGTTTTCTTGAAGTGGGATTGAATGAATCAGTGATTATTGATGTAGTTAAACCCATGGGGTAGAGGTGGGGTAGAGGTAGGGTGGGGGGAGGACGCttgtgtcaaaagtagtgcactaaaatgGGAATACTGTGAAAAACATCTTCCCCTAATAGTATGTTGTTGCTCTGTTTGTGTTTCTATTGTTGTCCCCATCCTCCCTGGTACTCCCACTGTGACGGTCCCTGTACTGTTGTCCCCATCCTCCCTGGTACTCCCCCTGTGACTGTCCCTCTCGGGCCCTGTATTGTTGACACCATCCTCCCTGGTACTCCCACTGTGACTGTCCCTGAACTGTTGTCCCCATCCTCCCTGGTACTCCTACTGTGACTGtccctgtactgttgacaccatcCTCCCTGGTACTCCCACTGTGACTGTCCCTGTACTGTTGTCACCATCCTCCCTGGTACTCCCACTGTGACTGtccctgtactgttgacaccatcCTCCCTGGTACTCCCACTGTGACTGtccctgtactgttgacaccatcCTCCCTGGTACTCCCACTGTGACTGTCCCTCTCGGGTCCTGTACTGTTGTCACCATCCTCCCTGGTACTCCCACTGTGACTGTCCCTCTCGGgtcctgtactgttgacaccatcCTCCCTGGTACTCCCACTGTGACTGtccctgtactgttgacaccatcCTCCCTGGTACTCCCACTGTGACTGTCCCTCTCGGgccctgtactgttgacaccatcCTCCCTGGTACTCCCACTGTGACTGTCCCACTCGGGCCCTGTACTGTTGTCACCATCCTCCCTGGTACTCCCACTGTGACTGTCCCTCTCGGgccctgtactgttgacaccatcCTCCCTGGTACTCCCACTGTGACTGTCCCTCTCGGGCCCTGTACTGTTGTCACCATCCTCCCTGGTACTCCCACTGTGACTGTCCCTGTACTGTTGTCACCGTCCTCGCTGGTACTCCCACTGTGACTGTCCCTGTACTGTTGTCACCATCCTCCCTGGTACTCCCACTGTGACTGTCCCTGTACTGTTGTCACCTTCCTCCCTGGTACTCCCACTGTGACTGTCCCTGTACTGTTGTCACCATCCTCCCTGGTACTCCTACTGTGACTGTCCCTGTACTGTTGTCCCCATCCTCCCTGGTACTCCCACTGTGACTGTCCCTGTACTGTTGTCACCATCCTCCCTGGTACTCCCACTGTGACTGtccctgtactgttgacaccatcCTCCCTGATACTCCCACTGTGACTGTCCCTCTCGGACCCTGTACTGTTGTCACCATCCTCCCTGGTACTCCCACTGTGACTGTCCCTCTCGGGCCCTGTACTGTTGTCACCATCCTCCCTGGTACTCCCACTGTGACTGTCCCTCTCGGGCCCTGTACTGTTGACACAATCCTCCCTGGTACTCCCACTGTGACTGtccctgtactgttgacaccatcCTCCCTAGTCCTCCCACTGTGACTGTCCCTCCCGGgccctgtactgttgacaccatcCTCCCTGGTACTCCCACTGTGACTGTCCCTCTTGGGCCCTGTACTGTTGTCACCATCCTCCCTGGTACTCCCACTGTGACTGTCCCTCTCGGgccctgtactgttgacaccatcCTCCCTGGTACTCCCACTGTGACTGTCCCTCCCAGGCCCTGTACTGTTGTCACCATCCTCCCTGGTCCTCCCACTGTGACTGTCCCTCTCGGgccctgtactgttgacaccatcCTCCCTGGTACTCCCACTGTGACTGTCCCTCTCGGgccctgtactgttgacaccatcCTCCCTGGTACTCCCACTGTGACTGTCCCTCTCGGgccctgtactgttgacaccatcctccctgttcctcccacTGTGACTGTCCCTCTCGGGCCCTGTACTGTTGTCACCATCCTCCCTGGTACTCCCACTGTGACTGTCCCTCCCGGGCCATGTACTGTTGTCACCATCCTCCCTGGTACTCCCACTGTGACTGTCCCTCCCGGGCCCTGTACTGTTGTCACCATCCTCCCTGGTACTCCCACTGTGTCTGTCCCTCCCGGGCCCTGTACTGTTGTCACCATCCTCCCTGGTCCTCCCACTGTGACTGTCCCTCCCGGGCCCTATACTGTTGACACCATCCTCCCTGGTACTCCCACTGTGACTGtccctgtactgttgacaccatcCTCCCTGGTCCTCCCACTGTGACTGTCCCTCTCGGgccctgtactgttgacaccattGCAGTTGTATGTAACTGAATGGATGGGCCCATAGAGATGACTAATAATGTTTATAGGTAGATGTTTATAGACCTCCAGCAGCTCGATCACGCTGGACTCTACATCCCAACTTTCTACTATATTGTGAATGTGTTCAGAACAGCAAAAACATGTTTCTCTGGACTCTACATCCCAACTTTCTACTATATTGTGAATGTGTTCAGAACAGCAAAAACATGTTTCTCTGGACTTTACATCCCAACTTTCTACTATATTGTCAATGTGTCCAGAACAGCAAAAACATGTTTCTCTGAACTCTACATCCCAACTTTCTACTATATTGTCAATGTGTCCAGAACAGCAAAAACATGTTTCTCTGGACTCTACATCCCAATTTTCTACTATATTGTGAATGTGTTCTGGGCAGCAACAACATGCCAACAGTTTCTCTGTGGGTACCTTTCTCTTCACTGAATCAGCAGGGTTTCACACAAACCCTGAGCATGTCTTTCCTTTAAACCGTCCTCCCCTGTTCCGTACAGCACATCGGCCTGTCTATGTTCTCCCCGACCCGCCGGCCCAAGAGGATTTACCAGATGACCCACGGGGTTCTGAACCTTCCCCGGAACCCCCTGCTGGACTGGACCTTCGGACACTCCCTCATCAACTGTCACGTAGAACACCACCTGTTCCCCTTCCTCTCGGACAACATGTGTCTCAAGGTACAAtgtgtttgtgtcccaaatggcaccctattccccatagggctcaggtcaaaagtagtgcactacctagggAATAGGATACCATAGGACACAGACAGTGTGTCTGTCAAATATGTGTGGGGAAAGTCAGGATTGGGGCCAATTCCATTTTACATTTACTAATTGAAAAGCAATGAGGAATTGATCAAATTGAAATGAAATTGACCCCAACCTTGTTTACATTGCAATAACAGTATACAGAGCCTTGCGAAagcattcggcccccttgaactttgcgaccttttgccacatttcaggcttcaaacataaagatataaaactgtatttgtttgtgaagaataaacaacaagtgggacacaatcatgaagtggaacgacatttattggatatttcaaacttttttaacaattcaaaaactgaaaaattgggcgtgcaaaattattcagcccctttactttcagtgcagcaaactctctccagaagttcagtgaggatctctgaatgatccaatgttgacctaaatgactaatgatgataaatacaatccacctgtgtgtaatcaagtctccgtataaatgcacctgcactgtgatagtctcagaggtccgttaaaagcgcagagagcatcatgaagaacaaggaacataccaggcaggtccgagatactgttgtgaagaagtttaaagccggatttggatacaaaaagatttcccaagctagggctaactctctagcccttgctatctccttgcttgctatttcggcctgctaactgccagcttgtttagccccggtgcgctaactgctaccttgtttagccctggcctactaactgttagcttgttagcacaggcctgctaaccgtctgaatcgcctcgtcccaaacactcactggacccatatttactatCTTATCTCTTTTCAATTTtaaatttgtttataccttccggtaacctgcctcacccaatgtgatacggaatcgctattatttttaatttttagaacacactcaagaacctccagaagctaactagctacaagttatttagtcattgttagttttttttaacctggataacactcactaatccagcttccctgccccctggacactgatcacttggctacatagctgatgcacgctggactgtccattaatcacggtacctcattctgcttgtttatgttttatctgtcggccccgttgcctagtcaacgccattttacctgctgttgttgtgctagctgattagctgttgttgtctcacctactgttttagctagctttcccaattcaacacctgtgattactgtatgcctcgctgtatgtctctctcaaatgtcaatatgccttgtatactgttgttcaggttagttatcattgttttagttcacaatggagcgcctagttccactcttcatacccctgatacctcctttgtcccacctcccacacatgcggtgacctcacccattacaactagcatgtccagagatacaacctctctcatcatcacccagtgcctgggcttacctccgctgtacccgcaccccaccatacccctgtctgcgcattatgccctgaatatattctaccatgcccagaaacctgctcctcttattctctgtccccaatgctctaggcgaccagttctgatagcctttagccgcaccctcatactactccttctctgttccgcgggtgatgtggaggtaaacccaggccctgcatgtccccaggcaccctcatttgttgacttctgtgatcgaaaaagccttggtttcatgcatgtcaacatcagaagcctcctccctaagtttgttttactcactgctttagcacactctgctaaccctgatgtccttgccgtgtctgagtcctggctcaggaaggccacaaaaaattctgagatttccatacccaactataacatcttccgtcaagatagaactgccaaagagggaggagttgcagtctactgcagagatagcctgcaaagtaatgtcatactttccaggtccatacccaaacagttcgaactactaattttgaaaattactctctccagaaataagtctctcactgttgccgcctgctactgacccccctcagctcccagctgtgccctggacaccatttgtgaattgatcgccccccatctagcttcagagtttgttcttttaggtgacctaaactgggatatgcttaacaccccggcagtcctacaatctaagctagatgccctcaatctcacacaaatcatcaaggaacccaccaggtacaaccctaactctgtaaacaagggcaccctcatagacgtcatcctgaccaactggccctccaggtatacctccgctgtcttcaaccaggatctcagcgatcactgcctcattgcctgtatccgctatggagccgcagtcaaacgaccacccctcatcactgtcaaacgctccctaaaacacttctgtgagcaggccttcctaatcgacctggtccgggtatcctggaaggacattgacctcatcccgtcagttgaggatgcctggtcatcctttaaaagtaacttcctcaccattttagataagcatgctccgttcaaaaaaatgcagaaccaagaacagatacagcccttggttcactcccgacctgactgccctcgaccagcacaaaaacatcctgtggcggactgcaatagcatcgaatagtccccgcgatatgcaactgttcagggaagtcaggaaccaatacacgcagtcagtcaggaaagctaaggccagcttcttcaggcagaagtttgcatcctgtagctccaactccaaaaagttctgggacactgtgaagtccatggagaacaagagcacctcctcccagctgcccactgcactgaggctaggtaacacggtcaccactgataaaccATGaatatcgaaaacttcaacaagcatttctcaacggctggccatgacTTCCgactggctactccaacctcagccaacagctccgcccccaccgcagcttctcgcacaagcccttccaggttctcctttacccaaatccagatagcagatgttctgaaagaactgcaaaacctggacccgtacaaatcagctgggcttgacaatctggaccctctatttctgaaactatccgccgccattgtcgcaacccctattaccagcctgttcaacctctctttcatatcgtctgagatccccaaggattggaaagctgccgcagtcat encodes:
- the LOC135523389 gene encoding fatty acid desaturase 6-like, giving the protein MQNVPEEWREEQRAGGGGEVDAKAWEGREALFQINTVKENVEMMNEGGKGTEKESLMMELTRLVQKTVKESSWWERRGIDITILVLAFLLLPPAFLLLGSSQVLVFVLGMVLMGVSHAVISIKGTHLASHGSLSESPAWDDFWAVFFIEVCGSFTARAGVTGHIKMHHAHTNVIGLGDSSTWKIPCLPRSVYLFIAPLAIPIITPLVALGQLKDHSVSQALRTVLMVFLGFYCQYWLLMRVSGFQCSYSSLLCMLLCRAMFSIPYIHVNIFQHIGLSMFSPTRRPKRIYQMTHGVLNLPRNPLLDWTFGHSLINCHVEHHLFPFLSDNMCLKVKPIVSQYLKEKALPYQEDTYLSRLQLFFQQYQELMVFAPPITELVGVQ